One segment of Methylotuvimicrobium sp. KM2 DNA contains the following:
- a CDS encoding cold-shock protein, with product MTTGTVKWFNSDKGFGFIEQQQGPDVFVHFRNILSGTSSYKSLDEGQHVQFKITRGPKGPQAEEVTVI from the coding sequence ATGACTACCGGCACCGTTAAATGGTTTAATTCAGATAAAGGTTTCGGTTTTATCGAACAACAACAAGGTCCGGACGTTTTCGTTCATTTCCGGAATATCCTGAGCGGCACCAGCAGCTACAAATCACTGGATGAAGGCCAGCACGTTCAGTTTAAAATTACTCGTGGCCCAAAAGGACCGCAAGCCGAAGAAGTCACGGTTATCTAA
- a CDS encoding CpaF family protein produces the protein MAFKYPLNDYSLKHTETYQDLKYSLHRYLIDCVEDDGVPLNEWSREQIRGYVFDHVSRYAGQRQIAVTSYDLDDLTEDMISELTGFGPLESLLADEKISDIMVNGAKNIFLERNGLVEKADLRFIDDDHVLRVIRRIIGPLGRRLDESSPMVDARLPDGSRVNAIIPPLAVDGPCLSVRKFRKDPLRDSDLLVYGSINEAMLELLRKAVSYRCNILISGGTGTGKTTLLNILSRFIDVNERIVTIEDAAELQLGHSHVVRLETRPPNVEGEGEIRARDLVRNALRMRPDRIILGEVRGEEVLDVLQAMNTGHDGSMSTVHANSARDALVRLEMLSALANFQGGIEILRQMIACAIDIIVQITRFSDGTRRITAIVEVGDLRDGQIMLNELFGYDRIRKCFTVINSRPSGQKFEADSGEGGRFA, from the coding sequence ATGGCGTTCAAGTATCCTCTCAATGACTACAGCCTAAAACATACCGAGACCTATCAGGACCTCAAGTACAGTTTGCATCGTTATTTGATCGATTGTGTCGAGGATGACGGGGTTCCACTCAATGAATGGTCGCGCGAGCAAATTCGCGGATACGTTTTCGATCATGTATCGCGTTATGCCGGGCAACGGCAAATTGCCGTGACCAGTTACGATCTCGACGACCTGACCGAGGATATGATTAGCGAGCTAACCGGGTTCGGGCCGCTCGAATCGCTGCTGGCCGACGAAAAAATCAGCGATATCATGGTTAATGGCGCGAAGAATATTTTTCTCGAGCGTAATGGCTTGGTCGAAAAGGCGGATTTGCGGTTTATCGACGATGACCATGTATTGCGCGTCATTCGCCGAATCATCGGACCGCTCGGACGCCGTCTGGACGAGTCGAGCCCGATGGTCGATGCCCGTCTGCCCGACGGTAGCCGGGTCAATGCGATCATTCCGCCATTGGCGGTAGACGGTCCTTGTCTTTCGGTGCGTAAGTTTCGGAAAGACCCGTTACGCGATTCGGATTTATTGGTATACGGTTCGATCAATGAAGCGATGCTGGAATTGCTGCGTAAAGCAGTGAGCTATCGATGCAATATTTTGATCAGCGGCGGTACCGGCACCGGTAAGACGACCCTGTTGAATATTCTGAGTCGATTCATCGATGTCAATGAACGAATCGTAACGATCGAGGACGCCGCCGAATTGCAGTTGGGGCACAGTCATGTGGTGCGCCTGGAAACGCGTCCACCCAATGTGGAAGGCGAGGGTGAGATTAGAGCGCGCGATTTGGTGCGCAATGCCTTGCGGATGCGTCCCGATCGCATCATTCTCGGCGAGGTTCGCGGCGAAGAGGTATTGGACGTGCTGCAAGCGATGAATACCGGGCATGACGGTTCGATGAGTACCGTGCATGCCAATAGCGCCAGGGATGCCCTGGTTCGGCTGGAAATGTTGTCGGCCTTGGCGAATTTTCAAGGCGGGATAGAAATTCTTCGGCAAATGATTGCCTGCGCGATCGATATCATTGTGCAAATTACCCGTTTTTCCGACGGCACGCGCCGTATCACAGCGATAGTCGAAGTTGGAGACTTGCGCGACGGACAGATCATGCTCAATGAATTGTTCGGTTACGACCGGATCCGTAAGTGTTTTACCGTGATCAACAGTCGTCCCTCCGGACAGAAGTTCGAAGCCGATTCCGGCGAAGGCGGACGCTTTGCTTAG
- a CDS encoding type VI secretion system contractile sheath large subunit — protein MPGRIDLTMGFNTRGIASKKARANAYRIYVLGDFSGRSNSALSQRNIQRIDSDTFDQVMTQIRPSLNLDAGLTLHFESIVDFHPDAWFNKIRILADLLELKKALSNPKTAAQAAAKIQSFIPIAPNENLSAQTQQADVEREADILQRLLGKAPEPKAGQDDTVEKLIERVVSPYIVQDIEPQYQALIDVIDGTISQFLRTLLHRQDFKSLESLWRATEALVNEEYADEQRFFLVDISQAELMAAVHEGGSEFKERLLAHVQLDDEERDVLLISDFSFTGSVEDAELLKFLSASARACGGCFLGAADQSLIDSAIFGESQKDGDWARYRSEINADSVVLAYPRYLLRLPYGLKLDPIETLAFEECSEVPVRNELLWGNPALLCARALIRMTEEDSTDNVVLMSDVPVFSYTLDDEPVLQPGTETLLNETQVNVLLSKGITPLIGFRQRQGVQLPTISTLADR, from the coding sequence ATGCCGGGAAGAATTGATTTGACGATGGGATTTAATACTCGGGGCATAGCATCTAAAAAAGCGCGCGCTAACGCCTATCGAATTTATGTGTTGGGGGATTTTTCCGGACGGAGCAATTCCGCGTTGAGTCAACGCAATATTCAAAGAATTGATAGCGATACTTTTGATCAGGTCATGACTCAAATCAGGCCGTCGCTCAATCTCGACGCGGGTTTGACATTGCATTTCGAATCGATAGTAGACTTTCATCCGGATGCCTGGTTTAACAAAATCCGAATTTTGGCCGACTTGCTGGAATTAAAAAAAGCGTTGAGTAATCCGAAAACGGCGGCGCAGGCTGCGGCGAAAATTCAATCGTTCATTCCAATCGCCCCCAATGAAAACCTCTCGGCCCAAACGCAGCAAGCCGATGTCGAGAGGGAAGCGGATATCTTGCAACGTTTGTTGGGCAAGGCGCCGGAGCCTAAGGCCGGTCAAGACGATACAGTTGAGAAATTGATCGAGCGCGTCGTGTCGCCCTATATTGTCCAGGATATCGAGCCGCAGTATCAGGCTTTGATTGATGTGATCGATGGGACAATCAGCCAATTTTTGCGAACCCTGCTGCACCGTCAGGATTTTAAAAGCCTCGAGTCCCTTTGGCGAGCCACCGAAGCATTAGTCAATGAAGAATACGCGGACGAACAGCGCTTCTTTTTAGTCGATATTAGCCAAGCCGAATTAATGGCCGCTGTACATGAAGGGGGCAGCGAGTTTAAAGAGCGCTTATTGGCGCATGTTCAATTGGACGACGAAGAGCGGGATGTATTGTTGATTAGCGATTTTAGCTTTACCGGCAGTGTTGAAGATGCTGAATTGCTTAAGTTTTTGAGTGCTTCGGCAAGAGCTTGCGGCGGTTGTTTTCTGGGCGCTGCAGACCAGTCATTGATCGATAGCGCTATCTTTGGCGAATCTCAAAAAGACGGCGATTGGGCTCGATACCGTAGCGAGATTAATGCCGATAGCGTGGTGTTGGCATATCCTCGCTACTTATTGAGATTACCCTACGGATTGAAGCTTGACCCGATCGAAACATTGGCTTTTGAAGAGTGTTCGGAGGTTCCCGTTCGGAATGAACTGTTATGGGGAAATCCAGCCCTGTTATGCGCTCGTGCGCTGATAAGAATGACTGAAGAAGACAGTACGGACAATGTAGTATTGATGAGCGATGTGCCGGTATTTAGTTATACCTTGGATGATGAGCCGGTTTTGCAGCCCGGCACCGAAACATTGTTGAACGAGACTCAAGTCAATGTTTTGTTGTCGAAAGGCATCACACCGTTGATTGGATTCCGTCAGCGTCAAGGCGTTCAGTTGCCGACAATTTCGACGTTGGCGGATCGTTGA
- the cpaB gene encoding Flp pilus assembly protein CpaB, producing the protein MSSTVLRVLAILLALGAVGIGYLGYKTSQTPTKQEPIVVEQARPKGEAVVFAARDIRGGQVIVEEDLTSAVVPTRPVHSFASAAELTGRKTRVDIAAGEMLLGSHFPAYSQLALALRPGDRALAVKVDEVIGAGGFIEPGDHVDVLLYLRSDREVGNDSSAQVVLSNVRVLAFGNMLSKPEQSRDRDDVPSDPMEKTQVGGKPASTRQKKDVEPTGKKSKTAVLAIGESDTSKLMLAESSGRIRLALRGPEENISPVDEDALLQAGLSLPQPERALDERYQVLLKDLVRGGSHEGEERGMTYESEAKAGIVIHRGNTQRGYATQTLGFGRK; encoded by the coding sequence ATGAGCAGTACAGTATTACGAGTATTGGCAATTTTATTGGCGCTCGGGGCGGTCGGCATCGGTTATCTCGGCTATAAAACCAGTCAGACCCCAACAAAACAGGAACCGATAGTCGTAGAGCAAGCCCGGCCAAAAGGCGAGGCAGTGGTATTTGCGGCGCGAGACATTCGGGGCGGGCAAGTCATCGTCGAGGAAGACCTGACCTCCGCTGTCGTGCCGACGCGTCCGGTGCACTCTTTTGCGTCGGCGGCCGAGTTAACCGGACGTAAAACCAGGGTCGATATTGCCGCCGGCGAAATGCTGCTCGGCAGTCATTTTCCAGCGTATAGTCAATTGGCCTTGGCTCTCCGTCCTGGAGATCGTGCGCTTGCCGTCAAAGTGGATGAAGTGATCGGTGCCGGAGGATTCATCGAACCCGGCGATCATGTTGATGTGCTGCTTTATTTGCGCAGCGACCGGGAAGTCGGCAACGATAGTTCCGCGCAAGTCGTATTGTCGAATGTGCGCGTGTTGGCTTTCGGCAATATGTTAAGTAAGCCGGAACAAAGCAGGGATAGAGATGATGTTCCGTCGGACCCAATGGAAAAGACTCAGGTTGGCGGTAAACCTGCATCGACTCGGCAAAAAAAGGATGTGGAGCCTACCGGCAAAAAAAGTAAAACGGCGGTGTTGGCGATTGGCGAGTCCGATACTTCGAAGCTGATGCTGGCCGAATCCAGCGGTAGAATTCGGCTTGCCTTGCGAGGCCCCGAAGAAAACATTTCGCCGGTCGACGAAGATGCTTTATTGCAAGCCGGTTTGTCTCTACCGCAGCCGGAAAGGGCTTTGGATGAAAGGTATCAGGTGCTATTAAAAGACCTCGTTCGAGGCGGGAGTCATGAAGGCGAGGAAAGGGGCATGACGTATGAAAGCGAGGCAAAAGCCGGTATAGTCATTCATAGGGGCAATACTCAGAGGGGGTATGCAACGCAAACCTTAGGATTTGGTCGTAAATAA
- a CDS encoding sodium:alanine symporter family protein has protein sequence METFENVIGTLSGWVWGAPMLILLVGTGLYLTILLRGLQFWALGHALKLIFDKDHQGDGDISHFAALTTALAATVGIGNIVGVATAITLGGPGAVFWMWMTGIVGMVTKYAEAVLAVKYREQGKYGMRGGPMYYIAKGAGLPWLGWLFAVFTAGAAFGIGNMTQANSVAVMLDNVFGVETWATGIVLMSLTGFVLIGGIRSIGRFTSMLVPFMIVLYIGAALTVIAINASQVPEALRLIFYHAFNPVAAGGGFAGATIASAIRFGVARGVFSNESGLGSAPIAAAAARTCDPVKQALVSMTQTFIDTLLVCTITSLVILTATPWTEGVSAGVLTSLSFAETLGSAGTLVVALATVLFAFSTLIGWSYYGEKAVEYLLGTRVIVLYRVVFVAVIVIGATMQLELVWNFSDLMNGLMAMPNLIGLLLLSKVVRVETRRYFSARIVNAENTLKVESFDRK, from the coding sequence ATGGAAACTTTCGAAAATGTTATTGGGACTTTGTCGGGCTGGGTCTGGGGCGCGCCGATGCTTATTTTACTGGTCGGTACCGGATTGTATTTGACGATTCTGTTGCGCGGCTTGCAATTTTGGGCGCTCGGCCACGCGTTAAAGCTGATTTTCGATAAGGATCATCAGGGCGACGGCGATATCAGTCATTTTGCCGCGTTGACCACGGCGCTGGCGGCTACGGTCGGTATCGGCAATATCGTCGGCGTGGCAACAGCGATTACGCTAGGTGGACCCGGCGCGGTCTTTTGGATGTGGATGACCGGCATCGTCGGCATGGTGACCAAGTATGCCGAAGCGGTATTGGCGGTTAAATACCGCGAACAAGGTAAGTATGGCATGCGCGGCGGCCCGATGTATTACATTGCAAAGGGCGCTGGATTGCCTTGGCTGGGCTGGCTGTTTGCGGTGTTCACGGCCGGCGCGGCTTTCGGCATCGGCAACATGACTCAAGCCAATTCAGTCGCGGTCATGCTCGATAATGTCTTCGGCGTCGAAACCTGGGCGACCGGTATTGTATTGATGTCGTTGACCGGCTTCGTGCTGATAGGCGGCATTCGTTCCATCGGTCGATTTACCTCGATGCTGGTGCCGTTCATGATCGTGCTTTATATCGGCGCCGCGTTGACCGTTATCGCGATCAACGCCAGTCAAGTGCCTGAAGCATTGCGGCTGATTTTTTATCATGCCTTCAACCCGGTCGCGGCGGGTGGTGGGTTTGCCGGCGCAACTATCGCCTCCGCTATCCGCTTCGGTGTGGCTCGCGGGGTGTTTTCCAACGAATCGGGGCTCGGGTCGGCACCGATAGCCGCCGCGGCCGCGCGGACTTGCGATCCGGTCAAGCAAGCGCTGGTATCGATGACGCAGACCTTCATCGATACCTTGTTGGTGTGCACGATCACCTCGCTGGTTATTTTAACCGCGACACCGTGGACCGAAGGCGTTAGTGCCGGGGTTCTAACTAGCTTGAGTTTTGCCGAGACGCTGGGTAGCGCCGGTACGCTGGTCGTCGCACTGGCGACAGTATTGTTCGCATTTTCGACCTTGATCGGTTGGAGCTATTACGGCGAAAAAGCCGTCGAATATTTGCTCGGCACGCGAGTTATCGTGCTTTATCGCGTTGTCTTCGTTGCCGTTATCGTGATCGGCGCGACGATGCAGCTGGAATTGGTGTGGAATTTCTCGGACCTGATGAATGGCTTGATGGCCATGCCTAATCTGATAGGGCTGTTGTTGCTCTCTAAGGTTGTGCGCGTGGAGACGCGGCGCTATTTTAGCGCACGCATCGTTAACGCGGAAAACACTCTAAAAGTTGAGTCTTTCGATAGGAAATAG
- a CDS encoding prepilin peptidase translates to MNPFAAVSAPICILALWAVACGLYDLIRRRLPNSLTLGAQVAVLAAYAVTGEGWLELPLSSALAGWVLALVMTMPGYVFKKLGAGDVKLFTAMGLFGGVDAVLITFVVAGLLSGVTVILWLAAYRGFFLLSPLLARLGLSCAGVPEPKGRFLPFGAALAVGFLVALLAAASGVSLLSLQE, encoded by the coding sequence ATGAACCCATTCGCGGCGGTGTCGGCGCCGATTTGTATTTTGGCTTTGTGGGCTGTCGCTTGCGGCCTCTATGATCTAATTCGGCGCCGCTTGCCCAATAGCCTAACGCTCGGAGCGCAGGTGGCGGTGCTGGCCGCTTATGCGGTAACCGGGGAAGGCTGGTTGGAATTACCGTTGTCTTCGGCATTGGCCGGCTGGGTCTTGGCGCTGGTCATGACCATGCCCGGCTATGTCTTCAAAAAGCTCGGCGCGGGCGATGTTAAATTGTTTACTGCAATGGGCTTGTTCGGCGGCGTCGACGCGGTACTGATTACCTTTGTTGTGGCGGGGTTGCTGTCAGGTGTGACGGTTATCTTGTGGTTGGCGGCTTACCGCGGGTTTTTTCTATTGTCGCCATTGTTGGCGCGACTGGGTCTGTCCTGTGCCGGAGTGCCGGAGCCGAAAGGCAGGTTCCTGCCGTTCGGCGCGGCGCTGGCGGTCGGTTTTTTGGTGGCCTTGCTGGCCGCCGCGTCAGGTGTTTCACTATTGTCGTTACAAGAGTGA
- a CDS encoding type II and III secretion system protein family protein, translated as MNISKVILAVLLLAIGDFSHAAKLSVNLEVGRQWRAPSDRTIKRAAIGNDEIADVQVDGNLLLVMGKKPGKTDLMVWYGDDTEKPSLQVELLVVASAGLKQRTVSRLDSADLQVREAGDKLGLSGQSRSLESHAQVRQALDAKSDASIDASVLDFDTQVQIDIKIVEVSRRRLQNAGLFLGKNTANTTLALSTPGNMSGVQSAGEGALSLLSSGFFPHAQAFNFLYGNATEGILGVVSVLENNGFAYTLAEPTLVAMSGQSANFLAGGEFPIPIRAGGTLDSGITVRFKEFGVRVALTPTVLDDNRIALKVAPEVSELDFTAGIQSGGVAVPALRVRRTDTSLSLGDGESFVISGLVSQNTIGSVDKFPWLGDIPILGAFFRSTSIDRTDKELIMVVTPHLVRPIAKGAPLPPMPGERFRKYDPNFFEVFFKETGEFKAKTPVRSGFSD; from the coding sequence ATGAACATTTCGAAAGTTATATTAGCCGTGTTGCTTTTGGCGATAGGGGATTTCTCTCATGCGGCTAAACTAAGCGTCAATCTCGAGGTAGGTAGGCAGTGGCGGGCACCTTCCGATAGAACGATCAAACGCGCCGCTATCGGTAATGACGAGATTGCCGATGTGCAAGTTGACGGGAATCTATTGCTGGTCATGGGAAAAAAGCCCGGCAAAACGGATTTAATGGTGTGGTACGGTGATGATACCGAGAAACCGAGTCTCCAGGTCGAGTTGTTGGTCGTGGCGTCGGCCGGCTTGAAGCAACGCACGGTGAGCCGACTCGATAGTGCCGACCTTCAAGTGCGGGAGGCCGGCGATAAGCTCGGTTTGTCGGGTCAAAGCCGCTCATTGGAAAGTCATGCCCAAGTGCGCCAGGCTCTGGATGCGAAAAGTGATGCGTCGATCGACGCCAGCGTGCTGGATTTCGACACCCAGGTGCAAATCGATATCAAGATCGTCGAAGTCAGCCGCAGACGCTTGCAGAACGCCGGCCTGTTTCTCGGCAAGAACACGGCCAACACGACGCTGGCCTTGTCTACGCCGGGTAATATGTCCGGCGTTCAATCCGCCGGTGAAGGCGCGTTGTCTTTGTTGAGCAGCGGTTTTTTTCCGCATGCCCAGGCTTTCAATTTTCTCTACGGGAATGCTACCGAAGGCATACTCGGTGTGGTTTCCGTACTCGAAAACAACGGTTTCGCCTATACACTGGCGGAACCCACGCTGGTCGCGATGAGCGGACAAAGCGCCAATTTTTTGGCCGGCGGCGAATTTCCGATTCCGATCCGGGCGGGCGGCACGCTCGACAGCGGTATCACGGTTAGGTTCAAGGAGTTCGGCGTCCGCGTGGCGTTGACGCCCACGGTCTTGGATGATAACCGTATCGCGCTGAAAGTCGCGCCGGAAGTCAGCGAATTGGATTTTACAGCAGGCATACAGAGTGGTGGCGTCGCGGTTCCGGCATTGCGCGTTCGACGCACCGATACCAGTCTTTCGTTGGGCGACGGCGAGAGTTTCGTGATTAGCGGACTGGTCAGTCAGAATACCATCGGCAGTGTCGATAAGTTTCCGTGGCTTGGCGATATTCCGATTCTCGGAGCCTTCTTTCGCTCAACAAGCATCGACCGGACCGACAAAGAGCTGATCATGGTCGTGACGCCGCATTTGGTCCGCCCGATAGCCAAAGGCGCGCCTTTGCCACCGATGCCGGGCGAACGCTTCCGGAAATACGACCCTAATTTCTTCGAGGTGTTTTTTAAGGAAACCGGAGAATTCAAAGCCAAAACGCCGGTACGCTCTGGATTTTCGGATTGA
- a CDS encoding TadE/TadG family type IV pilus assembly protein has protein sequence MRHIESSIGYSKIRSPACAWRGQRGAAAIEAALLFVIFFTLFYAIVSYSIPMMMMQVFNHAASAGARAGVAVDRSFFADEENVEAAYIAGVEARVRDVVETFLDETLLPSARANADVAVNWSDDILTVTVRYAGYRANPLVPILRFPVIGDVPRLPDDLIGRASVQIL, from the coding sequence ATGAGACACATAGAGAGTTCTATCGGGTATTCCAAAATCAGATCTCCTGCCTGCGCTTGGCGCGGTCAGCGCGGCGCGGCTGCGATCGAGGCGGCGCTGCTGTTCGTCATTTTTTTCACGCTGTTTTACGCGATCGTTAGTTATTCGATTCCGATGATGATGATGCAGGTCTTCAATCATGCGGCGTCCGCCGGCGCACGGGCGGGCGTGGCGGTGGATCGGAGTTTTTTCGCCGATGAAGAGAACGTCGAAGCCGCGTATATAGCCGGTGTCGAAGCCAGGGTGCGCGATGTCGTCGAAACGTTTCTGGATGAAACCTTGCTGCCGTCCGCGCGGGCAAATGCCGATGTGGCTGTTAATTGGAGCGACGATATTTTGACCGTGACCGTTAGATATGCCGGCTATCGAGCCAATCCGCTGGTGCCGATCTTGCGCTTTCCTGTCATCGGCGATGTGCCGAGATTGCCCGACGACCTAATCGGACGGGCCTCCGTGCAGATTTTGTAA
- a CDS encoding alpha-L-glutamate ligase-like protein: protein MSWKNYLRPSKRLRDVGLLGMNQRNGDYILRYNPRKYYPLVDDKLRTKKLAQASGIAVPELYAVIEAEYQIADLAEKLKNYDEFAIKPAHGSGGEGIIVVNGRSKNCYRKLNGTLLTEEEIGHHISNILSGMYSLGGQPDVALIEYRVDFDPVFDRVSYQGVPDIRTIIFMGVPVMSMLRLPTRLSDGKANLHQGAIGVGIDIEQGVTTTGVWQNDMIDAHPDSGHSITGLSLPNWEEILLLSAGCKELVSLGYIGVDIVLDSKLGPLMLEINARPGLSIQLANKKGLLPRLEAVEKLKKIPETAVERVELAKKLYRKL, encoded by the coding sequence ATGTCTTGGAAAAATTATTTGCGCCCCTCGAAACGGCTAAGAGATGTCGGTTTATTGGGGATGAATCAGCGTAATGGCGACTACATACTGCGTTACAATCCGCGTAAATATTATCCGTTGGTCGACGATAAGCTGCGAACTAAAAAGCTCGCACAAGCTTCAGGCATTGCCGTCCCCGAACTCTATGCGGTCATTGAAGCGGAATATCAAATTGCCGATTTAGCCGAAAAGCTCAAAAACTACGACGAGTTTGCAATCAAGCCTGCGCATGGCAGCGGAGGCGAAGGGATTATCGTTGTCAATGGTCGCAGCAAGAATTGTTATCGCAAACTGAACGGCACCTTGTTGACCGAAGAGGAAATCGGTCATCACATATCCAATATACTGAGCGGCATGTACAGTTTGGGCGGGCAACCGGATGTCGCATTGATTGAATACCGGGTCGATTTTGATCCGGTTTTCGATCGAGTGAGCTATCAAGGCGTTCCCGACATCAGGACGATTATTTTCATGGGCGTTCCGGTGATGTCGATGTTGCGTTTGCCGACTCGGCTTTCCGACGGTAAGGCCAATCTACATCAAGGCGCGATTGGTGTGGGTATCGATATCGAACAAGGCGTCACCACGACCGGCGTATGGCAAAACGACATGATCGATGCGCACCCTGATTCAGGACATTCGATTACAGGACTAAGCTTGCCGAATTGGGAGGAAATCTTGCTGTTGTCGGCGGGTTGCAAGGAGCTGGTTTCGCTCGGTTATATCGGCGTCGATATCGTATTGGATTCGAAGCTCGGTCCGCTGATGCTCGAAATCAACGCTCGTCCCGGGTTAAGCATTCAATTAGCCAACAAAAAAGGACTTTTACCCCGTTTGGAAGCCGTCGAGAAGCTAAAAAAAATTCCCGAAACGGCCGTAGAACGCGTCGAACTGGCCAAAAAGCTTTACCGGAAACTATAA
- a CDS encoding Flp family type IVb pilin — translation MNIQFKQWWGEFLRDEEGASGIEYALIAAMVAVALVTFVPGISEAVTSIFQGIETALTP, via the coding sequence ATGAACATTCAATTTAAACAATGGTGGGGCGAGTTTCTTCGTGACGAAGAAGGCGCGAGCGGTATTGAATATGCGTTGATTGCCGCGATGGTCGCGGTTGCGCTTGTAACATTCGTTCCTGGTATCAGTGAAGCTGTAACATCAATTTTTCAAGGTATTGAGACCGCACTGACTCCGTAA
- a CDS encoding transposase yields the protein MKQPQLTDTLFDDFLQELPADFQEQAYELQAFARARKIRSPLQLLQLVLLYCGLDLSLRSCAGEVAKLQGYLSDTAVTKRLAACVAWIKSLLKRVFGLDKQINNGSLNFIVIDGSTVQEPGAKETTYRLHVAIDLMSLTLREVNVTTDKVGESLDHYQLTAGDVALLDRGYNQPKSLVPLIDRGGHVVLRYNPHSMTLYERCNEPKGVKIDWEQRIRDLNGQPGAIPVYLCHQDKRIEGVVHAMPLPPEQAAQARRKAKQRARDKGRTASQKTLMLSGWVLIFTSLPEALLDTKSIAELYRVRWQVELVIKRLKSLLDIDRLRARKDSKLADLYLHGKLLFAAVTQKIAQRRFGRAATTMDGDRSITHWRLWRTIANEIKAGLTACFPKNERFIDDCIKSLCERPRKKKLQGLPDRVLELIIEGRGGGVSLA from the coding sequence ATGAAGCAGCCACAGCTAACAGATACCCTTTTTGATGACTTTTTGCAAGAGCTTCCAGCAGATTTCCAGGAGCAGGCCTATGAATTACAGGCGTTTGCACGGGCACGGAAAATCCGATCACCGTTGCAATTATTGCAGTTAGTCCTGTTGTATTGCGGACTGGACTTGTCGTTGCGCAGCTGTGCCGGCGAAGTTGCCAAGCTTCAAGGCTATTTGAGCGACACGGCGGTGACCAAGCGACTGGCGGCCTGCGTGGCGTGGATCAAGTCGTTACTGAAGCGTGTGTTCGGATTGGATAAACAGATTAACAATGGCTCCTTGAATTTCATTGTGATTGACGGTTCGACCGTGCAAGAACCCGGCGCGAAAGAAACAACGTATCGCTTGCATGTGGCGATCGACTTGATGAGCTTGACACTCCGCGAGGTCAACGTCACGACCGATAAAGTTGGCGAGAGCTTGGATCACTATCAGTTGACTGCAGGTGATGTCGCGTTGCTGGATCGAGGCTACAACCAACCGAAGTCTTTAGTCCCGCTCATTGATCGCGGCGGCCACGTCGTACTGCGCTACAATCCACACAGCATGACGCTTTACGAACGGTGCAACGAACCGAAAGGTGTTAAAATCGATTGGGAACAGCGCATACGCGATTTGAATGGTCAGCCGGGTGCGATACCGGTTTATCTGTGCCATCAAGACAAACGTATTGAAGGCGTGGTGCATGCGATGCCGTTACCGCCGGAACAGGCGGCGCAAGCACGCCGCAAAGCGAAACAACGCGCGCGTGATAAAGGTCGCACGGCGAGCCAAAAGACCTTGATGCTGAGCGGCTGGGTGTTGATTTTTACTTCGCTCCCCGAAGCGCTGCTCGACACGAAATCAATCGCTGAGCTCTACCGGGTTCGCTGGCAAGTGGAGTTGGTCATAAAGCGGCTAAAGAGCTTGCTTGATATCGACCGGCTACGCGCCCGAAAAGACAGCAAGCTGGCGGATTTATATTTGCACGGCAAGTTACTGTTTGCTGCAGTGACTCAAAAAATAGCGCAGCGCCGATTCGGCCGGGCGGCTACCACAATGGACGGTGATCGTTCGATTACCCATTGGCGTTTATGGCGCACGATCGCCAATGAGATCAAGGCAGGACTTACGGCTTGTTTTCCAAAAAATGAGCGCTTTATTGACGACTGCATAAAAAGCCTCTGTGAACGTCCGCGCAAGAAAAAGCTTCAGGGTTTACCGGATCGTGTTTTGGAACTCATTATTGAAGGTCGGGGAGGTGGCGTTAGTCTTGCTTAA